From the Coffea eugenioides isolate CCC68of chromosome 1, Ceug_1.0, whole genome shotgun sequence genome, the window atacataattaagttttttttttccatttccacaaaaaacaaataaaatttttttatcaaaaaccACAAATGCCAAGATGATTGgtctaaaagggaaaggaatacCATATATGTACAGTACTTGCATTTCACGTTcgaaatgctacagtgctgCATTTGAAAAATACCCTCAAAAACATCTAATTCAAACGGCTGCAATCTTCTTTATTTaaaggaaaaatcgttcaaaatgtcCATCGCATTTTACaagatgatttttttcatccctcacttctaaaagtgtaattttatgtcgcttacaaattcacagtgaccaaatttggtccctacctagCTTTCCGACTACTTTTTCCCGGAATCCACCACGtgacttgcatgtgatcattttttaaaggcaaaattatcaaatcaaatttttacataattgattcatagtccctcacatttcacaaaataattttttccgtccctaacattttacaaaatgagtTGCTTCGTttctcacatttcaaaaaattaatttttgcaTCCCTcgtattttttaaaatgaattttttcatccctcattgatcatgtatACGAATAGCTTTTTTCCTATGAACCcacgtatatgtctatttgattttatctgAACAGTATAAATAACATTTAATTTATCTCTATTGGATTTCATTTAAACATGCTAATCGTAGTTatacacatgctattcaatagatatatataggggttttaaacaaaataacaaataattttgtttaaaacccatgtatatatttatatgaattcaccatttgaacctatttaatatttgtgacatttctcttttggtaataatctgtttattgagttgtataataagatcatctaattaatgggtccTAACTCGAATCGTATAATTGTGCTAACAAATttcaatctgaaattttcactcCACACTTTTAAAaccaacagttgaattacttTCCTTGTGATtgtgttaaaatttgaaagtgctaatcacttatttctttttgtcctgctttgcttttgtttactttttctatccaaatttaattcgatataaatacttgataatatttaggattaaataTCTTCTTTATATTCAAATttcgagtaaaagaaaatgaatataagtgaaaagctaacaaatttttttaactCATGTATAcgtctatttgatttcactcaCACAATACGAATAGTGTGtgatatatctctatttgattttacatgctattcgtactgttcaagtgaaatcaaataaatatatacacggatttaaaaaaaaattattcacacacataatcaataaaagatgaaacaattcattttaaaaaatgtgaaggacaaaaaattttattttatgaaatgtgagggattatgaatcgaattatataaaattttctttgacaaattttatataaaacaTGATCACGTGCATGGCACGTGGTCAATTCCGAtaaaaaactagtcggaaacttaagtagggaccaaatttgaccaatgtaaatttgtaagagacgtaaaattacattttaaaaaacgagggacgaaaaaagttattttacaaaatgtgagagacgttttgaacaattttcccttatttaaaataccaaatctgtGAATGTATTTTAACTGTTATCCATCGGTATTGTAAAGTATCATTTTACCATCAAATACCAACTCTTTAACaatcattttttcataaataaatttgtttatcggataaaacaaaattataccAATTTTCCAATAAATAGCTATTTCCAATAAATAACTGctgttttattaaaaaatgggtttattttttattttatccaataaataaatttatttatgaaaaaatgggtactctgttcttataatagagaaaagccataaagagctggcgTTTTATGAGAAAATATGTACTCTGTTTTTCTAatagaggaaagccataaagagctggtgtttttattgaaaaacggatttatttttattttatcagataaataaatttgtttatgggaaaatAGGTGTTAAAGAACTGGtatttgatgaaaaatgatattttacgaaaccaatggataacagttaaaaTACATTCACAGATTTcgtattttaaataatgaatactgtgatttaaaataccaaatctgtGAATGCGCTTTAACTGTTATTCATTGGTATTGtaaaatatcattttttatCAAATAGCAGCTCTTTaacacccattttttcataaacaaatttttttctcgaataaaattttaatatacttgttttccaataaaacaccagctctttatggctttcgtctattataagaacagagtgcCCATTTTTCCTTACaacaccaactctttatgatttttctctattacaagaacagagtacccattttttcataaacaaatttatttatcggataaaatagaaataaacctgtttttcaataaaacaccaggtATTTCTTGGAAATAGCTATTTATtggaaaacgggtatattttaattttatcccataaataaatttgtttatgaaaaaatgggtgttAAAGAACTGGTATTTGATGGAAAATTGATACTTTAGCATATCAATGGATAGCAGTTAAAACACATTcacatatttgatattttaaataatgaaaattgCTTCCATTTGAATCAGATTTTTTGGcgatatttttcaaaaacagcactgCAGCATTTCGAACGTCAAATACAAGTACAGTACATATCTGCTATTCCTTTTCCTTTCAGACCAATCAATTTGACTTTTGTGCTTttcataaaaatttttcatttgttttttttgtcaaaatgcaaaaaaaaaaatttaattatgtataaaCTGAAAAAATTACTAGATTAATTATTGCCACTTTGCTCATATGTTGGACGACTGATAAGAAAGTCGTGAAGAGCTGgtatttttattaatgaaaacTTTTCCCGTTAATGGCCTGTTCTTTATGACATTCCTTCATTATATGATCAAAGTACCAtgtttttttgtatttatcacCAACTCACATATTGTGACTCtgaattaaaaaattttcaacatcgtattttcattaattagtcTTTTTTTTCCGTACTATCattaaattgaatgaaaaatttaGTTGTACGGTGTTTGGGAGCAACTTCTAAAGTAGAGGTGAATAATcctaaatatttttataattgttTAGTATATTTATGTCATGGGTATATATTGTTGGTAtgttattattaattttattacaaAATTATAGTTTCACAATTTTTAAACTGTAATAAAGCAGTGGGGAAACAATGCACATTAAACGGAGGAATTGGAGGGGAAAAAAGACTGCATCCGCATACGTCTTGTTTTGTTTATCTGCACGGGTGTTACCATTGCAACATAATGGTCCGTCAGCTCCTCATTTTACAAATACACGTGTCAAGCTCTGAGGGGCTGCCTACAGTACGAATGGTCAAAGGCTTCCTACCATAAAGGTAGTGTTTCGGCGTTGCCTTGAAACTACTCCCTCCATTTTACTTTGACAGTCCTGATTTGTTTTTCACACAATCTAAGAAAAAACAGTTAATTTTGTtcgaacaatcaatttaggcagttattttcctaaaataccctcacattaattatattacaactttatgggaacttgaattaatggtaaaaaaaaaatcaactctcattaaatgaggtaggtttatagtaacaacaacttacattgaataaagatattttaggaaaattaaaatacaactacatttttcaattggaaagtggactacaatttgggataGACGCAAAAGAAAAAcgggactatcaaagtgggacggagggagtactacGGATACTTCTGCTCcgcttttccttcttccaagtTATTATCCCCCTCACGTGTGCGCTTtacatttattatttgttaaaactTCGGTACCTTCTTTACGCATAATTTTTTGCCCAAGGCCTTGGCAGCATTTTCCCATTGCTAACGGGTAGATTTGCAAATATATAAATGCCAGTGGTTCTGAGCTGCAATTACACTGTCCTGACCCAGCAAACTGCATTGGAAAACGCAAACGGATGTCCAAACCTGTGCTTTTAGCTTGCAGCCGCTGACAACATATTAACGTTTGATCTCCACGCGCAATTCCACAACTTAACGTCTTCGTTTGCATTCCATCCACCTTCAACACGTGTCGCTCTCTGGAGGCCTTCCTATCATAGGCACGGTCAAACCCTTTCCACCATAAAGGTATCCTGTGTGGATCATGAGACTTGATAGCTTCATCATTTTTGATTTTTCACTCGGTCCCATATACCTCCCTTCCCTACTTCAAAAGCACCATATATAGCCACAACATACCTGGGGTTAAACCCTAAATTCAGGCTTAGTTTTCCATTCTTTGATATAAGCATGCGGCACTATGCcacaaaaaaattttgttttggatggtgtattatttgttaaaaaaattatttgtcgCATCATagtagcattttttttaatgattttttaaatctttccGTCTGCCCTTTTATGCTACTACATACTACACTACGTCATATCCTAAAAAGTGCTGCAGTATTATCCAAAAAGAACCAgtatatgaaaaaaaagaaaaaaaaaactggaatCCCACTAAAACTTCCCTCcgatgagaaaaaaaaaagctatggTGAAGAATGAATAGGCCATCTCTAATCCGATTGGTACATATCTTTGTCGGTTTAAGTCTTAATCATCCATATCTATAGTGAAGAATCTTTCTAATGCAAGGTTAATTCGATTCTACCAACATATTATCTAGTTGGCTGGCTAGCAGGGCTCTTTATACTTTATAGTGGCCAATTTCGTAATGTccattgacaaaaaaaaaaaaaaaaaaaaatctttttttttttttttcaaaacctaTCAATATGGCTGGAATCAAAGCTTTTAAAGCTTCAAATTTAGGCCGTGGACCCCATCCAGCAAAGTCCAGCAGAAgggagaaagaaggaaagaaaattgaagaaagcAACAGAGATCTTGCAAAGTTCACAAATGATCGAAGTGTCGTCACGATCATGCCGCTGAATTTTCCTTCGGAGAGTAAAGGAATAATCTCAATACAACAATTGTAAGAAAGTGACAAGAGGAGTTCAAAATGCTcatccaaaaattttcaaaaaaaaaattacggtAATCTTAAATGGGGCCCATTGGGTAAACTACAGATTGGTGTGCAAATTGAATAGGGAGGCCCAACTTATGCGATGTTTGATAAGCAAATGCGCCCTTGTCCCGCGGTTTTGAAACAGAGCACATGAACCTGGAAAATTGATTGGTCCCCCGCCCAAATGTGCTTTTTATCTTATACTGTAAAGGCCCATGGGCtattccatatttaatgtttggGTGGAGGCCTCCCCGTAAACGAAGGGCGCATTGGCCCAGAAATGATTGTTGTTTGATTAGCACATGGCCGCTATTCTAAAAAaggagctttttttttttttttggggttgtcAAGAAAACCTTTAGATACAGGGATTGACGTGTCACATCATCCATGATCTGGCATCTTACATCCTCATTGTTGTGAGCATTTTGCAGCCCATCATGCTCTTGATAGCTTGCGCAAGTGGTCCAAAATCCAATGTTTGCCTTGGAGGAATGTTTGGATGAGCATTACGACTGTGACTGTCAATATAATATTCGGATTTCATGAGTCCAATTTTGGTAAATACAACCTTGGCTTTCAAGCCTTTTAAGTTTGAATCCAAATTATAAGTTTCAAATTCAACTCACAATTTAATACCAGTTTTGGGTCCAAATCGGATTCAATCcatgtttaatatttattaattattataaatttatagaCAAACTATTAATACTTTATGTTATAATATGTGTAtatgcatacatacatacatatatatatatataaaccaaagtatttttttattatacatGTAGTTATTATATATGTAGGATGTATGTATGCAACGTATATGGGTCGAGTCTTAATTGGATCTGTTCGTAGCAAAACTCAGGCTCGACACATATTTCATTCGTACTCAATATtaagattcaaattttgcttcGCCCTCTTAAACATATGATTcctcggttttttttttttttttgctgatcAGACTCGGGCTAATCCAGCCCATGGACAGTCGCTGACTGTGATCCATCCAAATTCTAGCTCAATGTGAAACTACAGCCATATGATTTTTGATATACATTGCTGAAGGGGAAAGAAACTGGTAATatgcaatgttttaaaaaccggaccgttaattgaaccggtgaagtgaaagggtcgaggttcaaccggtcggaccggttcaaccccggttcaatgaattttttaaaaaataatttatataaatatatatatgcacaaaataagacatgtaatggataatttaatactttatatgatgaaaagtttacaattttCGAATAAcctggatttttaaaaataaattttttaaattataagttaaaacaaataaatttcatctcaatttcaattatatctatcaaaaaaatcttaaatccaatccaaaaatatcataatatttgaaattatacaaaattcacgtttataagaatttagacattgtgaacttaaattttaatttacattttggaatttaaatttacaatttaaaaaaggaagtttggagttcgaagaaaatcaagagaattgaaaatagaaatgcaaatttgataagaaacaaaaaatgagataaaagtgagtggttgtggtaTTAAATAAATtgtattaaagaaaaataattcttttttaactttttaaaatttaatggacaaaaacaaaattaaaatatggaagaaaacatcaataaattaaaaataaagaggtttgattaaaaaatgagtggcaaaagaaaagatgatagagagagagagaaagagttgaagattaaaaagaaagagccatgaaAGGATGatattttgtaagaaaaatggaacaaaagaaatatgagtatttgttttatataaataagttatcaaaaaaaactaataagatgtgatggtgtaatggttactacattggtcttctattacaaaggtcttgagtaaaataaaaaaaaaaaaaaaaaaaaaaagtggaaaactcAAAAACCGGAAATAACCGGTTCAAATCCGGTTCGGCGGTTTTCGCGGTCCGACCGGGTTTTGACCGGTTTCTTGACAAAGTCAAACTTAgcattgaaccggaccggagccatggccggttcgcggttcaaccggtcgaaccggccggtccggtccggttttcaaaacactggTAATATGTCAAGCCATTGAACCTATTGACAAAAGGTTATCACTTCTCGACCTCCAATTCTAGCTCTTCTGTGGCCCATCTCtcgccatttttttttttttttggtacaagGGCGGGCCAGTGGCCCCTGATTTCTTATTCTGAATGTGTTGTTACTGACGGGTTTTGTTTCCAATGTTCTTTCCCTTCCCAGTCGCAAGTTTCTTTGCACGTttaaaaaaggacaaaaaaccTTGCAAACATCATGCATTAACAGTTGGAGGTATGATGCATAAATAGCCTTGCATCCGGCCGGTCTGATGAAACACCAAAACCGGGTGACCATTGATTGATCAATGCCAAGAGGACCAAAGAACATGGCAACAACAATTTTCAATAATAGTAATTCATTAGGCCGATTTCGTGGCATTTCCATCATTCATTTTTACATCCTTGTGATTTAGATCCAGGCTAAATGATTACAACATACGTCaaattttcctaatttagaACCCCAAATCCCACTAAACATTACAGAAACACAACCCAACTACCCAATTCAACACACCGACTGCAATCAACCCAAAGCCATGGATTGATCCCTGAAATGCAAATACATTTTTATATGGTCCTCCTAATCATCAGACACACTCTTCTGGTTTCACTTCACACTTGTGCCAGAAACTGTCTCGGACGAACAAGCGACTCCATGGTCAACTGAACCAACAAATAACTGTGAGGCAAATGAGCCACTTTTCCTCGCCTTCCCGGGAAAGTCTCTGCCTACATTACCCTTCAACGAGAGATTCTTTTTAATCCGACTCCGAGTAAGTGACAACATGGTACTGCGGGAAGGTGCATGCAAAGCACCTTCAACACAATCTCCTGCCTGTGCGCAACCCCATGGCCTTGATGGTCCATCTTCGCAGAAAGGCCTAAGCCTAGGGAAGAACTTAGAAAAGACCCGCTGATCTGGAGAATTCTCCTCTTCAACTTTGGCACAGATTGGGCAAGGGGGGTCATTTTTGTTGGCCTTTGGGGTGGTTTGCTCCAAGCATTCAGCATGGAATACATGGCAGCATGAAAGAACCCCAGCAACAGGCATGTCTCCGCTTCTCACAATACGTCGAGAACTCCAAGGAGATCTCTGTGAAAGAAGCCTCTCACACAATCCACATTTGAAA encodes:
- the LOC113763926 gene encoding uncharacterized protein LOC113763926 — encoded protein: MANDGGGPYYSSPSDISPVRQWTPPTIQEISVDDYNTSRRVSRPLSFSPAMEGTSAARDSGGSTSSRSDSSDYESVAKTHHSHRNFSSRRCFMSKPVHPLTLPSDTPRREATDSNAAGYLEFDAVTPRREKHRLSSASGSVDLTDVSEPFEADFSSRYCNPSDSFKCGLCERLLSQRSPWSSRRIVRSGDMPVAGVLSCCHVFHAECLEQTTPKANKNDPPCPICAKVEEENSPDQRVFSKFFPRLRPFCEDGPSRPWGCAQAGDCVEGALHAPSRSTMLSLTRSRIKKNLSLKGNVGRDFPGKARKSGSFASQLFVGSVDHGVACSSETVSGTSVK